A section of the Malus sylvestris chromosome 17, drMalSylv7.2, whole genome shotgun sequence genome encodes:
- the LOC126611135 gene encoding oxygen-evolving enhancer protein 2, chloroplastic-like translates to MASTACFLHHHALTTAASARSSSSSQRQVVNINKHNQVVICRAQKQAAGQEEESGANVSRRLALTVLIGAAALGSKVSPADAAYGESANVFGKPKSNTDFLPYVGKGFKLSIPAKWNPSKEVEYPGQVLRYEDNFDTTTNVAVTITPTDKKSIGDYGPPEGFLTQVDYLLGKQAYFGKTDSEGGFDSGAVATANILESSSQVVDGKQYYYISVLTRTADGDEGGKHQLITATVKDGKLYILKAQAGDKRWFKGARKFVENTASSFSVA, encoded by the exons atggcCTCCACTGCATGCTTTTTGCACCACCATGCACTCACTACCGCCGCTTCTGCCCGGTCCTCGTCGTCGTCGCAGCGCCAAGTGGTGAACATCAACAAGCACAACCAGGTTGTGATCTGCCGGGCCCAGAAGCAGGCCGCTGGCCAGGAAGAAGAGAGCGGTGCTAACGTCTCGCGGCGGTTGGCTCTCACAGTCCTCATCGGTGCTGCAGCCCTTGGCTCCAAGGTCTCCCCTGCTGATGCAGCTTATGGCGAATCAG CCAATGTGTTTGGAAAGCCCAAGTCGAACACAGACTTCTTGCCATACGTTGGAAAGGGATTCAAGCTATCCATTCCTGCAAAATGGAACCCTAGCAAAGAGGTTGAGTACCCCGGTCAAGTTCTTAGGTACGAGGACAACTTCGACACCACGACCAACGTGGCCGTAACAATCACCCCAACCGACAAGAAGTCCATCGGTGACTATGGCCCCCCCGAGGGATTCCTCACTCAG GTGGACTACTTGCTAGGCAAACAAGCTTACTTTGGCAAGACTGATTCCGAG GGTGGTTTCGACTCGGGCGCCGTGGCCACAGCCAACATATTGGAGAGTTCTAGCCAAGTGGTTGACGGAAAGCAGTACTACTATATATCTGTGTTGACAAGGACAGCAGACGGAGATGAAGGAGGCAAGCACCAGCTTATCACAGCCACCGTGAAAGACGGCAAGCTCTACATTCTAAAGGCTCAAGCCGGAGACAAGAGGTGGTTCAAGGGAGCAAGGAAGTTCGTCGAGAACACTGCATCTTCCTTCAGTGTTGCATAA